The following proteins come from a genomic window of Polyangiaceae bacterium:
- a CDS encoding 4Fe-4S binding protein: MARERPEVMLTPELCKGCGRCVEACPKHAIALGSEINQTSGLIPVHIDYETCNHCGLCISACPEPYGLGNEVYELEDPEKLYGSIKEPAPEPTDIPGEAIALPKVEPLLLKGNYAAALGAILAGCRHVFGYPITPSTEGAELMAKLLPKLGGVFLQAVSEVATVNHMYGCGGAGLPTMTFTSSPGFSLMLEGISYMIGAELPGVFVNVMRPGPGLGYIGPEQSDVKLACRGLGHGNTHAIVLAPTSPQEMLDLTMLAFELTFKYRNPVVVAADGYLGQITGRVQLPDTMYKPGLPKWAVWGDAAHKRNLNSSIFQDWVDLEKHNEHISAKYREMQKHEQRALTFKAEGAKTLVLAANTPARMAKAAVEQLRRDGLSVGLFQPVTLWPFPIDALLPLLENAEQLLVVEASDGQLEDELRLALHHAGVLGVPIHHLRHMGGILPVDEEIEREARSITEAAS, encoded by the coding sequence ATGGCGCGAGAGAGACCCGAAGTGATGTTGACCCCCGAGCTTTGCAAGGGCTGCGGGCGCTGCGTGGAGGCGTGTCCGAAGCACGCCATCGCCCTCGGCAGCGAGATCAACCAAACCTCCGGATTGATCCCGGTCCACATCGATTACGAGACCTGCAACCACTGCGGGCTGTGCATCTCCGCGTGTCCCGAACCGTACGGTCTCGGTAACGAGGTCTACGAGCTCGAGGATCCAGAGAAGCTCTATGGCTCGATCAAGGAGCCGGCGCCGGAACCGACGGACATCCCCGGCGAGGCCATCGCGCTGCCCAAGGTGGAGCCGCTGCTGTTGAAGGGCAACTACGCCGCGGCCCTGGGCGCGATTCTCGCTGGCTGTCGTCACGTGTTCGGCTATCCGATCACGCCCAGTACCGAAGGTGCGGAGCTGATGGCGAAGCTCTTGCCCAAGCTCGGCGGCGTGTTCCTGCAAGCCGTCAGCGAGGTAGCGACGGTGAATCACATGTACGGCTGCGGCGGTGCCGGCTTGCCGACCATGACCTTCACCAGCTCGCCGGGCTTCTCCCTGATGTTGGAGGGGATTTCCTACATGATCGGCGCGGAGCTGCCCGGCGTGTTCGTGAACGTGATGCGCCCGGGTCCCGGCCTCGGGTACATCGGCCCCGAACAGTCCGACGTGAAGCTCGCCTGCCGCGGCCTGGGTCACGGCAACACCCACGCCATCGTGCTGGCGCCGACGTCCCCGCAGGAGATGCTCGATCTGACGATGCTGGCCTTCGAGCTCACCTTCAAATACCGAAACCCGGTGGTGGTCGCCGCAGACGGCTACCTCGGCCAGATCACGGGTCGCGTGCAGCTCCCCGACACCATGTACAAGCCCGGCTTGCCGAAGTGGGCGGTGTGGGGCGACGCCGCGCACAAGCGCAACCTGAACTCGTCGATCTTCCAGGACTGGGTGGATCTCGAGAAGCACAATGAGCACATCAGCGCGAAGTATCGTGAGATGCAGAAGCACGAGCAACGCGCCCTGACCTTCAAGGCGGAGGGCGCGAAGACCTTGGTGCTGGCCGCCAACACGCCGGCGCGCATGGCCAAGGCGGCGGTGGAGCAGCTGCGCCGCGACGGCCTGTCGGTGGGCTTGTTCCAGCCGGTGACGCTGTGGCCGTTTCCCATCGATGCGCTCCTGCCGTTGCTCGAGAACGCGGAGCAGCTCTTGGTGGTGGAGGCCAGCGACGGTCAGCTCGAAGACGAGCTGCGCTTGGCCCTGCACCACGCCGGGGTCCTGGGCGTGCCCATCCACCACTTGCGGCACATGGGCGGCATCTTGCCGGTCGACGAGGAAATCGAGCGGGAAGCCCGCAGCATCACGGAGGCGGCGTCATGA
- a CDS encoding 2-oxoacid:acceptor oxidoreductase family protein, with the protein MTTAAFFQHFDRHAHGKGLKGATTHYCPGCGHGLAHKYVAEALSELGVTDRTVMISPVGCAVFLFYYFDTGNTQAAHGRAPAVALGHKMANPDSIVVSYQGDGDLASIGLAEIMHAAQLGIPITIVFVNNAIYGMTGGQMAPTTLMGQWSTTTPEGRGPMQGPPMRVSEVIAELDGASYVERVALFDQKHRKRAKQAIKKAVQLQVEGRGFAFVEVLSECPTHWGMTSLEAEAHVRDVMSKQYPIGVVKDETREPWFFPPKPDFDPDKLLEVVDASRVKPPAFCDKFPEHIDPVDVSLKLAGAGGDGAQTAAYLITRAAINEGFDATHIPSYGPESRGGTSYADVHVAKHEVLSPGAPSPHALVAFNAPSLDKFAGTVRSGGVVIYDSSVITGEPTLPAGVKAYPVPCAEIANSLGSPLVKNVVALGALQQATGLLAEESILTALRMSLAEKGALIPVNEEAFRWGAKAVREGITHLT; encoded by the coding sequence ATGACCACCGCGGCATTCTTCCAGCACTTCGATCGCCACGCCCATGGCAAGGGCCTCAAGGGTGCGACCACGCACTACTGCCCCGGCTGCGGGCACGGCTTGGCCCACAAGTACGTGGCGGAGGCCCTGAGCGAGCTGGGCGTGACGGACCGCACGGTGATGATCTCGCCGGTCGGCTGCGCCGTGTTCCTGTTCTACTACTTCGACACCGGCAACACGCAGGCGGCCCACGGCCGGGCGCCGGCGGTGGCCCTCGGCCACAAGATGGCGAACCCCGATTCCATCGTGGTGAGCTATCAGGGCGACGGTGATCTGGCGTCCATCGGTCTCGCGGAGATCATGCACGCCGCCCAGCTCGGCATTCCCATCACCATCGTGTTCGTCAACAACGCCATCTACGGGATGACGGGCGGGCAGATGGCGCCCACCACGCTGATGGGCCAGTGGTCGACCACCACGCCGGAAGGCCGCGGCCCGATGCAAGGGCCGCCCATGCGCGTCAGCGAGGTCATCGCCGAGCTCGACGGAGCCAGCTACGTGGAGCGCGTCGCGCTTTTCGACCAGAAGCATCGCAAGCGCGCCAAGCAGGCCATCAAGAAGGCCGTGCAACTGCAGGTGGAAGGCCGCGGCTTCGCTTTCGTGGAGGTGCTCTCGGAGTGCCCCACGCACTGGGGCATGACGTCGCTGGAGGCCGAAGCCCACGTGCGCGACGTGATGTCGAAGCAGTATCCCATCGGCGTGGTCAAGGACGAGACGCGGGAGCCCTGGTTCTTCCCGCCGAAGCCCGACTTCGATCCGGACAAGCTCTTGGAGGTGGTGGACGCGAGCCGCGTGAAGCCGCCCGCCTTCTGCGACAAGTTCCCGGAGCACATCGACCCGGTGGACGTGTCCTTGAAGCTCGCGGGAGCCGGTGGCGACGGCGCCCAGACGGCGGCCTATCTCATCACCCGCGCTGCCATCAACGAGGGCTTCGACGCCACCCACATCCCGAGCTACGGCCCGGAGTCCCGCGGCGGCACCAGCTACGCCGACGTGCACGTGGCCAAGCACGAGGTGCTCTCTCCGGGGGCGCCGTCCCCCCATGCGCTGGTCGCCTTCAACGCACCCAGCCTGGACAAGTTCGCCGGCACGGTGCGCTCCGGCGGCGTGGTGATCTACGACAGCAGCGTGATCACCGGGGAGCCCACGCTGCCCGCCGGCGTGAAGGCGTATCCCGTGCCCTGTGCGGAGATCGCCAACAGTCTCGGATCGCCCTTGGTGAAGAACGTGGTCGCCCTGGGCGCCCTCCAGCAGGCGACGGGCCTGCTCGCGGAGGAGTCGATTCTCACGGCGCTGCGCATGAGCCTGGCGGAGAAGGGCGCCCTCATTCCGGTGAACGAAGAAGCCTTCAGGTGGGGCGCCAAGGCGGTGAGAGAAGGCATCACGCATCTGACCTGA
- a CDS encoding aspartate carbamoyltransferase catalytic subunit: MTEPRLRHLLSISDLDRTRALGLLDTAEAFLEVTRRPVRKVPTLRGKTIINMFFEASTRTRTSFELAGKRLSADVVNFGGSSTSTSKGETLKDTVATLDAMHADVVVIRHAASGAPHYVADKTRAAVVNAGDGMHEHPTQALLDAFTIRKAKGRIEGLTVAICGDILHSRVARSDALLLSLLGAEVRFAGPRTLLPFPPDCLGARAFDRIEPALEGADVVMMLRIQKERLGGAMIPSNREYARVYGLNRARLALAHPEAIVMHPGPLNRGVEINDEIADGSRSVVLNQVESGVAVRMAVLYQCASEPGAALG; this comes from the coding sequence ATGACCGAGCCGCGCCTTCGCCACCTGTTGAGTATTTCCGACCTGGATCGCACTCGTGCTCTCGGTCTCTTGGACACCGCCGAGGCCTTCTTGGAGGTGACGCGCCGCCCGGTGCGCAAGGTCCCGACCCTGCGCGGCAAGACCATCATCAACATGTTCTTCGAGGCGTCCACCCGCACGCGGACCTCCTTCGAGCTGGCGGGCAAGCGGCTGTCCGCGGACGTGGTGAACTTCGGGGGCTCGTCCACGAGCACCAGCAAGGGCGAAACGCTGAAGGACACGGTGGCCACCTTGGACGCGATGCACGCGGACGTCGTGGTCATCCGCCACGCCGCGTCGGGCGCGCCCCATTACGTCGCCGACAAGACCCGCGCCGCGGTGGTGAACGCGGGCGACGGCATGCACGAGCACCCGACCCAGGCGCTCCTGGACGCGTTTACCATCCGCAAGGCGAAGGGCCGTATCGAAGGGCTCACGGTGGCCATCTGCGGCGACATCTTGCACAGCCGCGTGGCACGCTCGGACGCGCTCTTGCTTTCGCTGCTCGGAGCCGAGGTTCGCTTCGCCGGGCCGCGCACGCTGCTGCCGTTTCCGCCGGACTGCCTCGGGGCCCGCGCCTTCGATCGCATCGAGCCCGCCCTGGAAGGGGCCGACGTGGTGATGATGCTGCGCATCCAGAAGGAGCGCTTGGGTGGCGCGATGATCCCGTCGAATCGCGAGTACGCCCGCGTGTACGGCCTGAACCGCGCACGCCTCGCCCTCGCCCACCCCGAGGCCATCGTGATGCACCCCGGCCCACTGAACCGCGGCGTGGAAATCAACGACGAGATCGCCGACGGCAGCCGCAGCGTGGTGCTCAATCAGGTGGAGTCCGGCGTGGCCGTGCGCATGGCCGTGCTGTATCAGTGCGCCAGCGAGCCCGGGGCGGCCCTCGGCTGA
- the pyrR gene encoding bifunctional pyr operon transcriptional regulator/uracil phosphoribosyltransferase PyrR — MRVMLDAEAATRGLRRLAGEIVERHAGADDLVLVGVRRGGVPVAREIARWVKELEGRDLPMGTVDITLYRDDAATALPNPRIGPSEIPFALEGKHVILVDDVVFTGRTVRAAIDALMDYGRPKRVELAALVDRGGRELPIQPDYVVATVSLEAEDRVDVLDDALGLRAIVHSTGARSVPPSFI, encoded by the coding sequence ATGCGCGTGATGCTCGATGCCGAAGCCGCAACGCGCGGCCTTCGTCGCCTTGCGGGTGAGATCGTCGAACGCCACGCCGGGGCCGACGACTTGGTGCTGGTGGGTGTGCGCCGCGGCGGCGTGCCGGTCGCTCGCGAGATTGCCCGATGGGTGAAGGAGCTCGAGGGCCGGGATCTGCCGATGGGCACCGTGGACATCACCCTGTACCGCGATGACGCCGCCACCGCCTTGCCGAACCCTCGCATCGGTCCCAGCGAGATCCCCTTCGCTCTGGAGGGCAAGCACGTCATCCTGGTCGACGACGTCGTGTTCACGGGTCGCACGGTGCGCGCGGCCATCGACGCGCTCATGGACTACGGCCGCCCGAAGCGCGTGGAGCTCGCCGCGCTGGTCGATCGCGGGGGCCGCGAGCTCCCCATCCAACCCGACTACGTGGTCGCCACCGTCAGCCTCGAAGCGGAAGATCGCGTCGACGTGCTCGACGACGCCCTGGGGCTTCGCGCCATCGTCCACTCCACCGGAGCCCGCTCCGTACCGCCGAGCTTCATATGA